One Xenopus tropicalis strain Nigerian chromosome 8, UCB_Xtro_10.0, whole genome shotgun sequence genomic window carries:
- the bhmg1 gene encoding basic helix-loop-helix and HMG box domain-containing protein 1 — protein sequence MGPREEPRRSREKGSLDLEVLVRALPGGQMPNKGGQRILLHVLSYIEFLQGRIWDEQKRHISTTSPQVSYLPVRSFGNACNVTPMQQKSHRQPQKPRKCGFLKEHCGPTLKSHQPLSVSAYKGTKLWSPVKDREKKRFFEGFDAQFGMNVKEKQRQKLVPYHSPSSSDNGDNGPWLLSISLSPNCPEAINLQKTPTITAVQLGLSPSLLSPPTEHFQQSISSPVLFEDVFLSSSFSPDSQKSLHLSTFSVDHSYQSQSEISTDTDYWRHFNQPEHDNITELHRHQGGRRKGRARRMLVYTSLSNEDSNLNSSFSPHAKRRRRGRKGKSGRKCAPQSQRFRKKCVNGFIMFCRVNRRPYLSAHPGTASTTATKELAELWREMSAQERHPYCVKAIQYSILHGRMVKQCSPGLSQDNLSSPEPLSVLLAKRN from the exons CGCATACTCCTTCATGTTCTGTCATACATAGAATTTCTTCAGGGAAGAATTTGGGATGAACAAAAGAGACATATTTCAACAACTAGTCCACAAG tttcaTATCTTCCAGTAAGGTCTTTTGGAAATGCCTGCAATGTCACACCCATGCAACAAAAATCACACAGACAACCTCAAAAACCTAGGAAGTGCGGGTTTCTGAAAG AGCATTGTGGACCTACCCTGAAGTCACATCAGCCTTTGTCTGTAAGTGCATACAAAGGCACTAAACTGTGGAGCCCAGTAAaggacagagaaaaaaaaagattttttgaag GTTTTGATGCACAGTTTGGTATGAATGTAAAGGAGAAACAAAG ACAAAAACTGGTCCCATATCACTCACCCTCATCATCTGATAATGGTGATAATGGCCCATGGCTTCTGTCCATCTCCCTATCACCAAATTGTCCAGAAG CTATCAACCTCCAAAAAACACCAACAATTACTGCTGTTCAACTTGGACTCAGTCCATCTCTCCTTTCACCTCCCACTGAACATTTTCAACAGAGCATTTCTTCTCCAG TGCTATTTGAAGATGTATTTCTTAGCTCCAGCTTTTCCCCTGATAGTCAG aagtcatTGCATCTTTCAACCTTTAGTGTTGATCACAGCTACCAATCTCAGAGTGAAATTAGCACAGATACTGATTACTGGAGGCACTTTAATCAACCTGAGCATGACAACATTACAGAGTTGCACAGGCATCAGGGAGGCAGAAGAAAAGGAAGAGCCAGACGAATGCTG GTATACACCTCTTTGTCCAATGAAGATTCAAATCTCAATTCATCTTTTTCCCCTCATGCAAAGCGCAGACGAAGAGGAAGGAAAGGGAAATCGGgacgtaaatgtgcccctcaatCACAACGCTTCAGAAAGAAATGTGTGAATGGGTTTATTATGTTCTGCAGAGTAAACAGGCGTCCTTATCTAAG TGCTCACCCCGGCACAGCATCTACAACAGCTACAAAGGAGCTGGCAGAACTATGGAGGGAAATGTCAGCGCAGGAGAGACATCCTTACTG TGTTAAAGCAATTCAGTACAGTATCTTGCATGGCAGAATGGTTAAACAGTGCTCTCCTGGACTGTCACAGGATAATCTCTCATCACCGGAACCTCTTTCTGTGCTGCTGGCAAAAAGAAATTAG